The following DNA comes from Acidobacteriota bacterium.
GCGAAGCGGCCCACCTCGACGAGGCCGTCCGCGTGGCGGCGGAGCGAAAGGTTCGCTTCGCGTTCGTGGACGTGTTGCTGCCGGGAGGCGGCGGCTATCGGACCGCGGAAGCGCTCGCGAACCTCGATCCGCCCCCGGGCGTGGCGCTGATGGCCGGCGCCTTCGAGCCCGTGGACGAAGACCGGGCGCGACGCGCGGGCGCCTCCGACGTCCTGCTCAAGCCGCTCGGTGACGCCGAGATCGTCGCCGTTCTCGAGCGGCGACTGGGGGCCGACGCCGGCGCGCCGCTCGACGTCCCCGAACCGGAACCGGGACCCCCCGGCGACGACGGCCCGCTCGAGCTGGGCGTGACCGACGTGCCGCAGGAGCGCGTGCCGCTGCCGGGAGACCCGGACTTCTCGCTTCCCGTCGGGGTCGCCGAGGCAGGCTTCGAGGAGGCGGTCCGGAAAGCGGTCCGGAGCGAGCTGGACCGGAGGCTGCCGTCGCTCGTCCGGCGGATCGTGAGGGAGGAGCTCGATCGCCGCGCGGGCGGCGGCTCGCCGGGCGCGCGCGACCGGACCATCGGAGAGGGCCCGCCATGTCCCTAGCGAAGTCGTTCGACCCTTCCGCCTACGAGAGCCGGGTGGCCCAGCGCTGGGAAGAGGCCGGCGTGTTCCGCGCCGGGGGAAGCGATGCCGCGGCGCGGCCGCGCTTCTCTCTCGTCATCCCGCCCCCCAACGTCACCGGCTCGCTTCACATCGGCCACGCC
Coding sequences within:
- a CDS encoding DUF2497 domain-containing protein produces the protein MPASRPPILVADKNPDVRRHLCEAARSCGLEPCEAAHLDEAVRVAAERKVRFAFVDVLLPGGGGYRTAEALANLDPPPGVALMAGAFEPVDEDRARRAGASDVLLKPLGDAEIVAVLERRLGADAGAPLDVPEPEPGPPGDDGPLELGVTDVPQERVPLPGDPDFSLPVGVAEAGFEEAVRKAVRSELDRRLPSLVRRIVREELDRRAGGGSPGARDRTIGEGPPCP